Proteins encoded within one genomic window of Bacteroides sedimenti:
- a CDS encoding DUF3868 domain-containing protein, translating to MKIKIYITILALFLTLQTININAQQISSGELVRVTSSDIRKYDSQLFIEMTLDLSNLKIKSNRSMSIIPVLEAEGNSKVLPEVLINGRAKHFSYLRGSQKKTDKEIFTEVRRINNTSQKLNYKTNIDFKEWMRQGKLNLHIDLCGCGGASEENSTLVVINMSDLKESNAYSWIPAVAYIVPRAEAIKRRTEEGSAYLDFPVNKTVIYPEYRRNPAELEKIRQTIEVVKNDKNTIITAITIHGYASPEGSYANNTRLARERAEELKRYVMNLYDFDEKIITAYSTAEDWDGFVRFLNKSNLKEKDEILSIINQKILPDDKELKLKALNGGEPYRFILQNWFPALRHSDYKVNYIVRGFSVVETKNIIDKRPQLLSLQEMFLLAQTYEKGSEEFNEVFDIAVRMFPEDPTANLNAASIALNKRDLSAAKKYLAKADQSLAETINNKGVLAFLEGRTEDAKYLFSKAAAAGVTQSAENLKNIETQR from the coding sequence ATGAAAATAAAGATTTACATTACTATACTTGCATTGTTTCTGACATTACAGACTATAAATATCAATGCACAACAAATTTCATCGGGTGAATTGGTACGTGTAACCTCATCAGATATACGAAAGTATGATTCTCAGCTTTTTATTGAAATGACATTGGATTTGTCCAATTTAAAAATCAAATCAAACCGTTCTATGAGCATCATTCCAGTTCTTGAAGCAGAAGGAAATAGCAAAGTACTACCTGAAGTGCTGATAAACGGAAGAGCAAAGCATTTCTCATATCTGAGAGGTTCTCAAAAGAAAACTGATAAAGAGATCTTTACCGAAGTGCGACGCATTAATAACACTTCCCAAAAACTAAATTATAAAACTAACATTGATTTCAAAGAATGGATGCGTCAGGGTAAATTAAACCTGCATATTGATTTATGCGGTTGTGGAGGAGCTTCCGAGGAAAACTCAACTTTGGTAGTAATCAACATGTCCGACCTAAAAGAGAGTAATGCATATAGTTGGATACCTGCTGTGGCGTATATAGTTCCACGTGCAGAAGCAATAAAGAGACGGACTGAAGAAGGAAGTGCTTATCTGGACTTTCCGGTTAACAAGACTGTAATTTACCCAGAATACAGACGAAATCCTGCGGAACTAGAAAAAATAAGACAAACAATTGAAGTAGTTAAGAATGATAAAAACACAATAATTACAGCAATAACAATACACGGATATGCTTCTCCGGAAGGCAGTTACGCAAACAACACCAGATTGGCCAGAGAAAGAGCAGAAGAGTTGAAACGGTACGTTATGAATCTTTATGATTTTGACGAGAAAATAATTACGGCATATTCTACAGCTGAAGATTGGGACGGGTTTGTTCGGTTTTTGAATAAATCAAACCTGAAGGAAAAGGATGAAATTCTTTCGATTATAAACCAGAAAATATTACCTGATGATAAAGAACTGAAACTGAAAGCTCTGAATGGTGGAGAGCCTTATCGTTTTATACTTCAAAACTGGTTCCCCGCCCTGCGACATTCGGACTATAAAGTGAATTACATTGTCCGTGGATTCAGTGTGGTCGAAACAAAAAACATCATTGACAAACGCCCTCAACTTCTAAGTCTTCAGGAAATGTTCCTTCTTGCTCAAACCTACGAAAAAGGAAGTGAAGAATTCAATGAAGTATTTGATATTGCTGTTAGAATGTTCCCGGAAGATCCTACAGCGAATCTAAATGCTGCATCTATCGCCTTGAACAAAAGAGATTTATCAGCCGCTAAAAAGTATCTGGCAAAAGCAGATCAAAGTCTAGCCGAAACAATTAATAATAAAGGTGTTCTTGCTTTTCTTGAAGGAAGAACTGAAGATGCAAAATATCTCTTCAGCAAAGCCGCCGCTGCCGGAGTGACACAATCAGCTGAAAACTTGAAAAACATCGAAACACAGAGATAG